A part of Cystobacter ferrugineus genomic DNA contains:
- a CDS encoding sensor histidine kinase: MSWRMVFVFCILSLLPPQAVAQEARPAGKSVLLLIPEDTALPAMATLVASLRSSLWEARDGPITLDVESLDLGWARGPAYTHALHTWYLAKYRERRPDALIAFRSDAIQLALQLRRELWPDIPMIVLSEDERLWEQQPRPERVAGLWLHYDMRATAELALQLLPSTRRLALVNGSSPWERAQQEQMVRELQPLLAQRGLEFIDLSNLPLAELLERARTLPDDTTVLTFTFMTDPSGRPFVGREIARLLLSASNRPCFALHDTVLGLGFVGGALVSYEAVGQQLGMLTSRVLRGEQEEFLAPLKPAPVDTRAVDARALRRWGIPRDRVPPGVRLAFDEPTLWERYRWWVLGALTISGLQALVAGGLVVERRRRMRAQAELLERQRLEKLAEMEARRTLDQLAHVSRVAALGELAASLAHELNQPLAAILSNAQAARRLLNTTPAQLDEVREALGDIISDDKRAGEVIHRMRALLKRGEPRQELHSLNDLVREVARLLANDMHLRGATLQLALAPSLPAVQGDGIQLQQVVLNLLINAMDAMADVPAGQRQLQVRTASPGPGQVELSVQDSGGGIEPSRLALIFEPFYSTKEHGLGMGLSISRSIVEAHGGRLQAESPPGQGALLRCVLPALHTESSP; this comes from the coding sequence ATGTCCTGGCGCATGGTCTTTGTCTTCTGCATCCTGTCGCTGCTGCCCCCCCAGGCGGTGGCCCAGGAGGCGCGTCCGGCTGGAAAGTCCGTGCTCCTGCTCATTCCCGAGGATACGGCGCTGCCCGCCATGGCGACGCTCGTCGCCAGTCTCCGCTCCTCCTTGTGGGAGGCCCGGGACGGCCCGATCACTCTGGATGTCGAGAGCCTGGATCTGGGTTGGGCCCGCGGGCCTGCCTACACACACGCCCTGCACACCTGGTATCTGGCCAAGTACCGGGAGCGTCGGCCGGATGCCCTCATCGCGTTCCGCTCTGACGCCATCCAGTTGGCCCTGCAGCTGCGCCGGGAGCTGTGGCCGGATATCCCGATGATCGTCCTCTCCGAGGACGAGCGGCTCTGGGAGCAGCAGCCTCGCCCGGAGCGGGTGGCGGGCCTCTGGCTGCATTATGACATGCGGGCCACCGCGGAGCTGGCCCTGCAGCTGCTGCCCAGCACACGGAGGCTGGCGCTCGTCAACGGCTCCAGTCCCTGGGAGCGCGCTCAGCAGGAGCAGATGGTGCGAGAGCTGCAACCGCTGCTGGCGCAGCGGGGGCTGGAGTTCATCGACCTGAGCAACCTGCCGCTGGCCGAGCTGCTCGAGCGCGCGAGGACCCTGCCGGACGATACCACTGTCCTCACCTTCACCTTCATGACCGATCCCAGCGGGAGACCCTTCGTGGGGCGCGAGATCGCACGCCTGTTGCTCTCCGCCAGCAACCGGCCCTGCTTCGCCCTCCACGACACCGTCCTGGGTCTGGGGTTCGTCGGCGGAGCGCTCGTCAGCTACGAGGCCGTGGGCCAACAGCTGGGCATGCTCACCTCCCGCGTATTGCGTGGAGAACAGGAGGAATTCCTCGCGCCCCTGAAGCCGGCCCCCGTGGACACGCGGGCGGTCGATGCCCGCGCGCTGCGGCGCTGGGGCATCCCCCGCGATCGGGTGCCTCCCGGGGTGCGGCTCGCCTTCGACGAGCCCACGCTCTGGGAGCGCTACCGCTGGTGGGTCCTGGGGGCACTGACGATCAGCGGCCTGCAGGCGCTGGTGGCCGGGGGGCTCGTGGTGGAGCGCCGCCGCCGCATGCGTGCCCAGGCCGAGCTCCTCGAGCGCCAACGCCTGGAGAAGCTCGCGGAGATGGAGGCGCGTCGAACCCTGGATCAACTGGCCCACGTGAGCCGGGTGGCCGCCCTGGGCGAGCTGGCCGCCTCACTGGCTCATGAACTCAACCAGCCCCTGGCCGCCATCCTCAGCAACGCCCAGGCCGCACGCCGCCTGCTGAACACCACCCCCGCGCAGTTGGACGAGGTGCGCGAGGCCCTCGGGGACATCATCTCCGACGACAAGCGCGCGGGCGAAGTCATTCACCGCATGCGCGCGCTGCTCAAGCGGGGGGAGCCCCGGCAGGAGCTCCACTCGCTCAATGATCTGGTGCGCGAGGTGGCGCGCCTGCTGGCCAACGACATGCACCTGCGCGGCGCGACCCTGCAACTGGCGCTGGCCCCGTCGCTGCCCGCCGTCCAGGGGGACGGAATCCAGCTCCAACAGGTGGTGCTCAACCTGCTCATCAACGCCATGGATGCCATGGCGGATGTCCCCGCGGGCCAGCGCCAGCTCCAGGTCCGCACCGCCTCGCCAGGCCCGGGGCAGGTGGAGCTGAGCGTGCAGGACTCGGGAGGAGGGATCGAGCCGTCGCGGCTGGCCCTCATCTTCGAGCCCTTCTACTCCACCAAGGAGCACGGGCTGGGCATGGGGCTGTCCATCAGCCGCTCCATCGTCGAGGCGCACGGCGGCCGCTTGCAAGCCGAGAGCCCTCCGGGGCAGGGGGCTCTGCTACGGTGCGTGCTTCCCGCGCTGCACACGGAGTCCTCGCCATGA
- a CDS encoding response regulator transcription factor translates to MTQAPATIFLVDDDESVLRGMGRLLRAAGYATKPFASPSEFLAQLSGDTPGCAVLDLRMPGLNGLELQQAMESKNCHLPVIFISGHGDVPASVRAMKAGAVDFLLKPFDEQQLLGAISEALLKDAAVRAGRAETAALHARHAVLTPREREVCALVAQGLTNKEVAQRLGTTEKTIKVHRARVIQKLDVDSVAELVRFVDRLGQG, encoded by the coding sequence ATGACGCAAGCCCCCGCCACCATCTTCCTCGTGGACGACGATGAGTCCGTGCTGCGGGGGATGGGGCGGCTGCTGCGGGCCGCCGGCTATGCCACGAAGCCCTTCGCCTCGCCCTCCGAGTTCCTCGCGCAGCTCTCCGGGGACACGCCGGGCTGCGCCGTGCTGGACCTGCGGATGCCGGGGCTGAACGGGCTGGAGTTGCAGCAGGCCATGGAGTCCAAGAATTGCCACCTGCCTGTCATCTTCATCTCCGGCCACGGGGATGTGCCGGCCAGTGTCAGGGCCATGAAGGCCGGCGCCGTGGACTTCCTCCTGAAGCCCTTTGATGAGCAACAACTGCTGGGAGCCATCTCCGAGGCCTTGCTCAAGGACGCGGCGGTCCGCGCTGGCCGCGCCGAGACCGCCGCGCTGCATGCCCGTCATGCCGTCCTCACTCCCCGCGAGCGCGAGGTCTGCGCGCTGGTGGCCCAGGGGCTGACCAACAAGGAGGTCGCCCAGCGGCTGGGCACCACCGAGAAGACCATCAAGGTGCACCGCGCCCGCGTCATCCAGAAGCTGGACGTGGACTCGGTGGCGGAGCTGGTGCGGTTCGTGGACCGGCTGGGCCAGGGCTGA
- a CDS encoding DUF1254 domain-containing protein, producing the protein MATSADLDFETAYEIGCEGYTYLYPLVLMDVTRRQMTNVKEIDSTAQRGPANMFVNNPSFPGPEDYTVVRPNFDTLYSTAWLDLVREPMVIKVPASDGRYYLLPMLDMWTDVFACAGPRTTGTAAQEFVVVGPGWSGTINPALNLQRIDAPTPHVWIIGRTQCNGESDYASVHEFQNGLQIIPYSAYEAGQQPPPPVGSDTDDIGREEPLVIVEKMTPEAFFAYGADLMRQNPAHFNDYPILARLARAGFVAGQPFDLNAAPAAVQDAFRKAAPDALAQMKEKQTSITPLTNGWTYANELMGTYGTSYLRRAIIALIGLGANLPQDAIYPVAYVDSTSTVLDSALSYTLRFEANSLPPVNAFWSVTLYDEQGFQVPNAINRFSLGTRNNLAESDGYVTVYVQRSMDEADSRRSNWLPAPQQGAFNLTLRLYSPKQEAINADWHPPAISRAT; encoded by the coding sequence ATGGCGACGAGCGCTGATTTGGACTTCGAGACTGCATACGAGATCGGCTGCGAGGGATATACCTATCTCTATCCCCTCGTGTTGATGGACGTGACGCGCCGGCAGATGACGAACGTCAAGGAGATCGACAGCACCGCCCAGCGAGGCCCGGCCAACATGTTCGTGAATAACCCGAGCTTCCCGGGGCCGGAAGACTACACCGTGGTGCGACCCAACTTCGACACGCTCTATTCGACTGCGTGGCTCGATCTCGTGCGCGAGCCCATGGTCATCAAGGTCCCTGCGTCCGATGGGCGCTACTACCTCTTGCCCATGCTCGACATGTGGACGGACGTCTTCGCCTGCGCCGGCCCCCGCACGACGGGGACCGCGGCCCAGGAGTTCGTCGTCGTCGGCCCGGGGTGGAGCGGGACGATCAACCCGGCCCTGAACCTGCAACGGATCGACGCGCCAACGCCCCATGTCTGGATCATCGGACGAACGCAGTGCAACGGTGAATCGGACTACGCCAGCGTGCACGAGTTCCAGAATGGCCTCCAGATCATCCCTTACTCCGCCTACGAGGCCGGGCAGCAGCCGCCGCCGCCCGTCGGGTCAGACACCGATGACATCGGCCGCGAAGAGCCGTTGGTGATCGTGGAGAAGATGACGCCCGAGGCGTTCTTCGCCTATGGCGCGGACCTGATGCGCCAGAATCCCGCGCACTTCAATGACTACCCCATCCTCGCGCGTCTGGCGCGGGCAGGCTTCGTGGCGGGCCAGCCGTTCGACCTGAACGCAGCCCCGGCGGCGGTGCAAGACGCCTTCAGGAAAGCGGCCCCCGACGCCCTCGCCCAGATGAAGGAGAAGCAGACCTCCATCACGCCGCTGACGAATGGCTGGACATACGCGAACGAGCTGATGGGGACCTACGGGACGAGCTACCTCCGCCGCGCGATCATTGCCCTGATCGGACTGGGCGCCAATCTCCCGCAGGACGCCATCTACCCGGTCGCCTACGTGGATTCCACGAGCACCGTGCTGGACAGCGCCCTGTCTTACACGCTGCGCTTCGAGGCCAACAGCCTGCCACCGGTGAACGCCTTCTGGTCCGTGACGCTGTACGACGAGCAGGGATTCCAGGTCCCGAACGCCATCAACCGCTTCTCGCTGGGCACGCGAAACAACCTGGCCGAGTCCGATGGCTACGTGACGGTGTACGTCCAGCGCTCCATGGACGAGGCCGATTCGAGGCGGTCGAACTGGCTGCCGGCACCACAGCAGGGCGCGTTCAACCTCACCCTGCGGCTGTACTCGCCGAAGCAGGAGGCGATCAATGCGGATTGGCACCCGCCCGCGATCTCGCGAGCGACGTGA
- a CDS encoding kelch repeat-containing protein, with translation MKTTAKAQRVYDDGRVVDLDASTSRQWTSSAPQVASVEPQPDGTVTVTALQPGSAIITVNADDASGEATLEITSPPPVLTSIKLSPATASVSAGSTQQFTAQGSYSDGTTADVTSNAAWTTSNTAIATVNSTGLGTGVAAGGPVTITATLGGVSGTAQFTITPPPPVLTSIKLAPVTASVIAGSTQQFTAQGSYSDGTTVDVTSSATWTTSNTAIATVNSTGLGTGVAAGGPVTITATLGGVSGTAQFTITRPPPVLTSIKLTPATASVIAGSTQQFTAQGSYNDGTTADVTSSATWTTSNTAIATVSSKGLGTGVAGGGPVTITATLGGVSGTAQLSVTGWTSAGSISTSRYNHTATLTDSGRVLIAGGRNGTTTLSSVESYDPATNSWSPVRAMANGRFAHAALLLPFGYVLVTGGTNGTTPLRAAEVYDEATDSWFNAGYFFEGRYDHTITLLPSGNVLVTGGTDGTNALATAEVYDPLVNRWDRASPMSTARVHHTATLLPSGKVLVSGGSNGSGSLSSAEVYDPATNSWAPAATMVTSHSLHTATLLSSDKVLISGGQSLTGPSSSELYDPDTNRWSAAGSMVGGRSRHTATRLASGQVLVAGGDGSSYYNTAELYNPATSSWSATASMAAARGAHTATLLTSGRVLVVGGEDGTRPLATAEVYVP, from the coding sequence ATGAAGACCACCGCGAAGGCCCAGCGGGTCTATGACGATGGCCGCGTCGTCGACCTCGACGCCTCCACTTCACGGCAATGGACATCATCCGCTCCTCAAGTGGCCTCCGTCGAACCGCAACCGGACGGCACTGTCACGGTGACGGCGCTCCAGCCCGGTAGTGCCATCATCACCGTCAACGCGGACGACGCCTCGGGCGAGGCAACCCTCGAGATCACCTCTCCACCGCCCGTGCTCACCTCCATCAAGCTCTCCCCCGCGACGGCTTCGGTGAGCGCGGGCTCGACACAGCAGTTCACCGCTCAAGGCAGCTACAGCGACGGCACCACGGCCGACGTGACGAGCAACGCGGCGTGGACGACGAGCAACACCGCCATTGCCACCGTGAACAGCACGGGCCTGGGCACCGGCGTGGCCGCGGGAGGGCCCGTCACCATCACCGCCACCCTGGGGGGCGTGAGCGGCACGGCTCAATTCACCATCACCCCGCCGCCGCCCGTGCTCACCTCCATCAAGCTCGCCCCCGTGACGGCTTCGGTGATCGCGGGCTCGACACAGCAGTTCACCGCTCAAGGCAGCTACAGCGACGGAACCACGGTCGACGTGACGAGCAGCGCGACGTGGACGACGAGCAACACCGCCATTGCCACCGTGAACAGCACGGGCCTGGGCACCGGCGTGGCCGCGGGGGGGCCCGTCACCATCACCGCCACCCTGGGGGGTGTGAGCGGCACGGCTCAATTCACCATCACCCGGCCGCCGCCCGTGCTCACCTCCATCAAGCTCACCCCCGCGACGGCTTCGGTGATCGCGGGCTCGACACAGCAGTTCACCGCCCAGGGCAGCTACAATGACGGCACCACGGCCGATGTGACGAGCAGCGCGACGTGGACGACAAGCAACACCGCCATTGCCACCGTGAGCAGCAAGGGCCTGGGCACCGGCGTGGCCGGGGGGGGGCCCGTCACCATCACCGCCACCCTGGGTGGCGTGAGCGGCACGGCTCAACTCAGCGTCACTGGGTGGACGTCCGCGGGGTCCATCTCCACGAGCCGCTACAACCACACCGCCACGCTGACCGACTCGGGCCGGGTGCTCATCGCTGGGGGGCGCAATGGGACGACCACCCTGAGCAGTGTGGAGTCGTACGATCCAGCGACCAACTCCTGGTCTCCAGTTCGTGCAATGGCTAACGGCCGCTTCGCTCACGCCGCCCTCTTGCTCCCCTTTGGGTACGTGCTCGTCACCGGGGGGACCAATGGGACGACCCCCCTGCGCGCCGCGGAGGTGTACGATGAAGCGACCGACTCCTGGTTCAACGCCGGTTACTTCTTCGAGGGCCGCTACGATCACACCATCACGCTGCTCCCCTCGGGCAATGTGCTCGTCACCGGCGGCACCGATGGCACCAACGCTCTAGCCACCGCGGAGGTGTACGATCCGCTCGTCAACCGCTGGGATCGGGCAAGCCCCATGAGCACCGCCCGCGTCCACCACACCGCCACCTTGCTCCCCTCGGGCAAGGTCCTCGTCTCAGGGGGGTCCAATGGCTCCGGGAGCTTGAGCAGCGCCGAGGTGTACGACCCGGCCACCAATTCATGGGCTCCAGCTGCCACCATGGTGACGAGCCATAGCCTTCACACGGCCACGCTGCTCTCCTCTGACAAGGTGCTCATCTCAGGGGGGCAATCGCTCACCGGGCCCTCTTCCTCTGAGCTGTATGATCCAGACACCAACAGATGGTCCGCGGCTGGCTCCATGGTCGGAGGCCGCTCCCGCCACACCGCCACGCGACTCGCTTCGGGCCAGGTGCTCGTCGCGGGGGGCGACGGCAGCAGCTATTACAACACCGCGGAGTTGTACAACCCAGCCACCTCTTCCTGGTCCGCAACCGCCTCCATGGCCGCGGCCCGCGGAGCTCACACCGCGACGCTGCTGACCTCAGGCAGGGTTCTCGTCGTGGGTGGCGAAGATGGCACCCGCCCACTTGCCACGGCGGAGGTGTACGTGCCCTGA
- a CDS encoding transposase codes for MGWPLRMFQEEGYYFVTSRCFQGRLLLRPSAEVNEVVGGVLARAVQQSAGTIRLYAFTFASNHFHLLVWARGAALAGFMQYLRTNLSKKVGKLVDWSGGFWERRYSAEPVLDDTALVGRLRYVLAHGVKEGLVQRSAEWPGLTCLPQLLGPARRVFQWFNWTKRWSKRGSEDMADEGRFAQEWAEPVELELARLPCWERLKEEQRQRAVRGMVEQVEAKARTRGTPVLGARAVKAQHPHTRPEHLKRSPRPLGHASTRQALKELREQYRAFVAAFREAAARWRRGDFLACFPPFAFPPRVAPAQVL; via the coding sequence ATGGGTTGGCCGCTGAGGATGTTCCAGGAGGAGGGCTACTACTTCGTCACGTCCAGGTGCTTCCAGGGGCGACTCCTGTTGCGCCCCAGCGCGGAGGTGAACGAGGTGGTAGGAGGGGTGTTGGCACGAGCCGTCCAGCAGAGCGCGGGCACCATCCGGCTGTACGCCTTTACCTTCGCCTCCAATCACTTCCACTTACTGGTGTGGGCACGGGGTGCCGCGCTTGCCGGCTTCATGCAGTATTTGCGCACCAACCTGTCCAAGAAGGTGGGCAAACTGGTGGACTGGAGTGGAGGTTTCTGGGAGCGGCGCTACTCAGCGGAACCGGTGCTGGATGACACAGCACTGGTGGGCCGGCTGCGCTACGTGCTGGCCCATGGGGTGAAGGAGGGACTGGTGCAGAGGAGTGCTGAGTGGCCGGGTCTCACGTGCCTGCCGCAATTGCTGGGGCCGGCGCGGAGAGTGTTCCAGTGGTTCAACTGGACGAAGCGCTGGAGCAAACGGGGAAGCGAGGACATGGCGGATGAGGGGCGCTTCGCACAGGAATGGGCCGAGCCGGTGGAACTGGAGCTCGCGCGACTGCCGTGCTGGGAAAGACTGAAGGAGGAGCAGAGGCAGCGTGCGGTACGGGGGATGGTGGAGCAAGTGGAAGCCAAGGCTCGAACCCGGGGCACGCCTGTGCTGGGGGCACGAGCCGTGAAGGCGCAGCACCCGCATACCCGGCCCGAGCACCTCAAGAGGAGCCCGAGGCCGTTGGGCCATGCCTCCACGCGGCAGGCATTGAAGGAGCTACGCGAGCAATATCGGGCCTTCGTCGCGGCATTTCGAGAGGCGGCGGCGCGGTGGCGTCGGGGGGATTTCCTGGCCTGCTTTCCTCCCTTCGCCTTCCCGCCGCGTGTCGCGCCTGCTCAAGTTCTTTGA
- a CDS encoding glycoside hydrolase family 97 protein, translating to MKGVLVIACLRKLTFVLCLCLGGSVASAATVADEVIARAASPGDVLSVEVLLDATGRLGYTVKRRGKEVIAPSRLGFVLTNAPKLDRAFTLAKQSVSDHDETWEQPWGERQFVRNHYRELRVDAVQKARGDRHLLVVFRIYDDGVGFRYEFPDQPQLKSVKISDELTEFVVADQATAWWSVAGERENLEYPVQKTPLHAVALANTPMTVKTDTGVYIAFHEAALVDFASMWLRRVDGQKFRAYLTPGATGPAVERQAPFTTPWRTMQISDSAPGLYMSDLILNLNEPNKLGDVSWVKPYKYVGVWWEMHVEKSTWGTGPKHGATTANVKRYIDFAARHGFRGVLVEGWNKGWDGEWFGNGSDFSFTESHPDFDLPALSAYAAKKGVRLIGHHETGGNAAHYEDQMAGAYKLYASHGVDSVKSGYVTEAGTVQFKGADGTIHYGFSDSQEGTRHFLKAVTEAARYKIAVNTHEPIKDTGLRRAYPNWVSREGARGMEYNAWGNPINDPDHEANLVFTRMLSGPMDYTPGILSLAGQKGRAIHSTQARQLANFVVIYSPIQMAADLPENYEKYPAAFKFIKDVPVDWADTRVINGEPGDYATFARKDRHGQDWYVGAVTDEEARTLELPLSFLDAGKRYQAEIYRDGDQANFRTEKRFDLVVEKKKTVTSTDVLKLKLAPGGGQAIRFTPLK from the coding sequence ATGAAAGGTGTGCTTGTGATTGCCTGTCTTCGTAAGCTGACGTTCGTTTTATGTCTGTGTCTGGGCGGTTCGGTCGCATCGGCGGCCACCGTCGCCGATGAGGTGATCGCTCGAGCCGCCTCGCCCGGCGACGTGCTGAGCGTCGAGGTGCTGCTGGATGCCACCGGACGGCTCGGCTACACCGTCAAGCGCCGCGGCAAGGAAGTCATCGCGCCGTCGCGACTGGGCTTCGTCCTGACCAACGCGCCGAAGCTCGACCGCGCCTTCACCTTGGCGAAACAGTCGGTGAGTGATCATGACGAGACGTGGGAGCAGCCGTGGGGCGAGCGGCAGTTCGTGCGCAACCACTATCGTGAGCTACGCGTCGATGCGGTCCAGAAGGCGCGCGGCGATCGTCACCTGCTCGTCGTCTTCCGTATCTATGATGACGGTGTCGGCTTCCGTTACGAGTTCCCCGACCAGCCGCAACTCAAGAGCGTGAAGATCAGCGATGAACTGACGGAATTCGTCGTCGCCGATCAAGCCACCGCCTGGTGGAGCGTGGCGGGTGAACGAGAGAACCTCGAGTATCCGGTGCAGAAGACACCACTCCATGCGGTGGCCCTGGCCAATACGCCGATGACGGTGAAGACCGACACGGGTGTCTATATCGCCTTCCATGAGGCGGCCCTGGTCGATTTCGCATCCATGTGGCTGCGCCGCGTGGACGGGCAGAAGTTCCGCGCCTATCTGACGCCAGGCGCCACCGGGCCCGCCGTGGAGCGCCAGGCCCCGTTCACGACGCCGTGGCGGACGATGCAGATTTCCGACAGCGCACCGGGCCTCTACATGTCCGACCTGATCCTCAACCTCAATGAGCCCAACAAGCTGGGCGACGTGTCGTGGGTCAAACCCTACAAGTACGTCGGCGTGTGGTGGGAGATGCACGTGGAGAAGAGCACCTGGGGCACCGGGCCGAAGCACGGCGCGACCACGGCCAACGTCAAGCGCTACATCGACTTCGCCGCCAGGCACGGCTTCCGCGGCGTGCTGGTCGAGGGCTGGAACAAGGGCTGGGACGGCGAGTGGTTCGGCAACGGCAGCGACTTCAGTTTCACGGAGTCCCATCCCGATTTCGACCTGCCGGCGCTGAGCGCCTACGCCGCGAAGAAGGGCGTGCGCTTGATCGGCCACCACGAAACCGGCGGCAACGCCGCCCACTACGAAGACCAGATGGCCGGGGCCTACAAGCTCTACGCCAGTCACGGCGTCGACAGCGTCAAGTCGGGCTACGTGACCGAGGCGGGTACCGTGCAGTTCAAGGGGGCGGACGGTACGATCCACTACGGCTTCTCGGACTCCCAGGAAGGGACGCGCCACTTCCTGAAGGCCGTGACCGAGGCCGCCAGGTACAAGATCGCCGTCAACACCCACGAGCCGATCAAGGACACCGGCCTGCGCCGCGCCTATCCCAACTGGGTGTCGCGCGAGGGGGCGCGCGGTATGGAGTACAACGCCTGGGGCAACCCGATCAACGACCCCGACCACGAAGCCAATCTGGTCTTCACGCGCATGCTGTCCGGCCCGATGGACTATACGCCGGGCATCCTGAGCCTCGCCGGCCAGAAGGGCCGTGCGATCCACTCGACCCAAGCCAGGCAGCTGGCCAATTTCGTGGTCATCTATTCGCCCATCCAGATGGCCGCCGACCTGCCCGAAAACTACGAGAAGTATCCGGCCGCCTTCAAATTCATCAAGGACGTCCCCGTCGACTGGGCCGACACGCGCGTCATCAACGGCGAGCCGGGTGATTACGCCACCTTCGCCCGCAAGGACCGCCATGGCCAGGACTGGTACGTCGGCGCGGTGACGGACGAAGAAGCCCGCACGCTCGAGCTGCCGCTCAGCTTCCTCGACGCGGGCAAGCGCTATCAGGCGGAGATCTACCGCGACGGAGATCAGGCCAACTTCCGCACCGAAAAGCGCTTCGACCTGGTGGTCGAGAAGAAGAAGACGGTGACCTCGACCGACGTGCTGAAGCTGAAGCTGGCCCCCGGCGGTGGGCAGGCCATCCGTTTCACGCCACTCAAATAA
- a CDS encoding sensor histidine kinase: protein MAIQVQDPAPPPARFRRQLLTVMLLTGLVPLVALGVLMWQGLEVLLSISLAPVEQVLEAFSTGATPAEQSQAALDEARLNLAQAELARRSLVRWTPRLFGVLLLVSAAALTGAAVLLGRALTRPVSILTQGMWAYSRGDLSRQLPAPDVAHDELQFLLVQFNRMGQELAAQRERLKSSERIAAWQDVARALAHELRNPLTAMRLALARLSRADAPPDATRLAEAVALLDEELELLSRMTRSFSDFARLPAPRFQPVALRPLLAEVCALYAPTSPVAVELLAGPEPHLSADPDGLRRLFGNLLKNALEASSPGAAPVRLSIETQPSRLRVLLRDGGAGIARVVEGDALTRGLFSTKPEGSGLGLPIAQKIAHEHGGSLRLEPLPEGGTLALVELPLE, encoded by the coding sequence ATGGCGATTCAAGTCCAGGACCCGGCGCCCCCTCCCGCCCGCTTCCGCCGCCAGCTACTCACCGTCATGCTCCTCACGGGCCTGGTGCCGCTCGTGGCACTCGGTGTCCTCATGTGGCAGGGGCTCGAGGTGCTGCTGTCCATCTCGCTGGCCCCCGTGGAGCAGGTGCTCGAGGCGTTCTCCACGGGAGCCACGCCCGCCGAGCAGTCCCAGGCCGCGCTCGACGAGGCCCGGCTCAACCTCGCCCAGGCGGAACTGGCCCGGCGCTCCCTGGTGCGCTGGACGCCCCGGCTGTTCGGAGTCCTGCTGCTCGTCTCGGCCGCCGCCCTCACCGGGGCCGCCGTGCTCCTCGGCCGAGCCCTCACCCGTCCCGTCTCCATCCTCACCCAGGGCATGTGGGCCTATTCGCGAGGAGACCTCTCGCGCCAGTTGCCCGCTCCCGACGTGGCTCACGACGAGCTCCAGTTCCTCCTCGTCCAGTTCAACCGCATGGGCCAGGAACTCGCCGCCCAGCGCGAGCGGCTCAAGTCCTCCGAGCGGATCGCCGCCTGGCAGGACGTGGCGCGCGCGCTCGCCCACGAGCTGCGCAACCCCCTCACCGCCATGCGGCTCGCCCTGGCCCGGCTGTCGCGAGCGGACGCGCCCCCCGACGCCACGCGTCTGGCCGAGGCCGTCGCGCTGCTGGACGAGGAGCTGGAGCTGCTCTCGCGGATGACCCGGAGCTTCTCCGACTTCGCCCGCCTTCCCGCGCCGCGCTTCCAGCCCGTCGCCCTGCGGCCCCTGCTCGCCGAGGTGTGCGCCCTCTACGCGCCCACCTCGCCCGTCGCCGTGGAGCTGCTCGCGGGCCCCGAACCCCACCTGTCCGCCGACCCCGACGGGCTGCGCCGCCTCTTCGGCAACCTCCTCAAGAACGCCCTCGAGGCGTCCTCCCCCGGGGCCGCGCCGGTGCGGTTGTCCATCGAGACCCAGCCCTCACGCCTGCGGGTGCTCCTACGGGATGGGGGCGCGGGCATCGCCCGGGTGGTCGAGGGGGACGCCCTCACCCGGGGCCTCTTCAGCACCAAGCCCGAGGGCAGCGGCCTGGGGTTGCCCATCGCCCAGAAGATCGCCCACGAGCACGGGGGCTCCCTGCGTCTGGAGCCCCTGCCCGAGGGCGGCACGCTCGCGCTCGTGGAGCTGCCCCTGGAGTAG